A segment of the Bdellovibrio bacteriovorus genome:
CAGAGTCCACGATCATGCCCACCTGACCGATTTCAGTATCGATCACGATGATGCAGGTGTCGCGGGTTGTGTCCTGAGACTGCATGCCGAATTTAATGCGCAAGTTCACTACTGGAATGATCTTGCCGCGAAGGTTCATCACACCTTTTACATAATCAGGAGTGCGAGGCACTGGAGTGATTTCGCCGAACTGATTGATCTCGCGCACTGTTTCGATGGCCACACCATACTGCTCTGCCATCAATTGGAAAGTTAGATACTGACCGGGTTTTGCTTTCATGGATACATCGCTCATCGTATTACGCCTTTCAAAGTCGTGATTAAAAATCTTAACAATAGACTCTTCGCGAAAAAACCAAGGTGACTTAAGAGGATTTCTCGGTGGGATGGAAAAAATAATATTCTCGGATATTTGGCGGCTCATAGTGGGACAATGGTCCTGTGTTTCATTAATTCTTTACACCAAAGGGTGGATTGATTCTCATTCTGGACCAAGGGTCTAA
Coding sequences within it:
- a CDS encoding chemotaxis protein CheW, which translates into the protein MSDVSMKAKPGQYLTFQLMAEQYGVAIETVREINQFGEITPVPRTPDYVKGVMNLRGKIIPVVNLRIKFGMQSQDTTRDTCIIVIDTEIGQVGMIVDSVKEVVDLQENQIEPSPVLGNEHAMSFVRGMGKVDNKVVILVDIVSAFNQDQMGQMAQFSHHEEAKAA